From bacterium, a single genomic window includes:
- a CDS encoding adenine-specific methyltransferase EcoRI family protein, producing RDITRDGQINFDDLEWEYLNGDGDFRSPEVTKLRDEADIIITNPPFSLFREFLAWIVEANKKFLVIGNLNAITYKEVFPLIKENKLWLGPTISSGDREFEVPENYPLLAAGWRVDDKGKKYIRVKGVRWYTNLDHGRRHTPLVLMTEKDVVRYGLERPFEKYDNYDAIEVPKTKWIPSDYSGIMGVPITFLDKYCPEQFEILGATQRGCHDAVPDFKKYDDYVEMSQSGGPTGCTGGKTNENANLLVNDGKKNYFKNKEGRIVQSAYQRIFIRHKNL from the coding sequence CTCGCGATATTACTCGCGACGGGCAAATCAACTTCGATGACCTCGAATGGGAATATCTAAATGGAGACGGAGACTTTCGTAGCCCAGAAGTTACAAAGCTTCGTGACGAAGCGGATATCATCATAACCAATCCTCCGTTTTCTCTGTTTCGGGAATTTCTTGCGTGGATTGTCGAAGCGAACAAAAAATTTCTGGTTATAGGCAATCTGAATGCCATCACCTATAAAGAAGTGTTTCCACTGATAAAGGAAAACAAGTTGTGGCTGGGGCCAACCATCAGCAGTGGGGATCGAGAATTTGAGGTTCCAGAGAACTACCCTCTCCTCGCCGCCGGATGGCGAGTTGATGACAAGGGGAAGAAATACATCCGCGTTAAAGGCGTCCGTTGGTATACCAACCTCGACCACGGACGCCGCCACACGCCACTCGTTTTGATGACAGAAAAGGACGTTGTTCGCTACGGGCTTGAGCGACCTTTTGAAAAATATGACAACTACGATGCTATTGAAGTTCCTAAAACCAAATGGATTCCTAGTGATTACAGTGGCATCATGGGTGTCCCCATAACCTTTCTGGACAAATATTGCCCGGAACAGTTTGAAATATTAGGTGCGACCCAAAGAGGATGTCACGATGCTGTTCCTGATTTTAAGAAATATGACGATTATGTCGAAATGAGTCAATCTGGTGGTCCCACAGGTTGCACTGGCGGCAAAACCAATGAGAACGCCAATCTGTTGGTAAATGACGGCAAAAAGAATTATTTCAAGAACAAAGAAGGGCGGATAGTTCAGTCTGCCTACCAACGAATATTTATCCGCCACAAAAATCTATGA